In Terriglobia bacterium, a single window of DNA contains:
- a CDS encoding type II toxin-antitoxin system prevent-host-death family antitoxin: protein MKTTNVSELKAKLSAFLAEVRRGGTVLVYDRSTPIARLVPVEDEPDDLVVIEASASPSDLKRIKRVRPRKRIDLDSILREARGDR from the coding sequence ATGAAGACCACCAACGTCTCTGAATTAAAAGCAAAGCTGAGTGCGTTCCTGGCGGAGGTTCGACGGGGCGGGACTGTTCTGGTTTACGACCGAAGTACTCCGATTGCGCGGCTGGTTCCGGTCGAGGATGAGCCGGATGATCTGGTGGTAATCGAGGCAAGCGCTTCACCGTCGGACTTGAAGCGGATCAAGCGGGTACGTCCCCGGAAGCGGATTGATCTCGACAGTATCCTTCGGGAGGCGCGGGGAGATCGATGA
- a CDS encoding amidase family protein: MKRFLTFVLLLSLSALAARAQKRSFSVIEATIPDMQRAMKEKRVTSREIVQQYLARIAAYDDKLRATITVNPNALKEAEELDRERARGRLRGPLHGIPIALKDIIQTTNMPTTGGALAFDGFTPPYEATLTKHLRDAGAIIIAKTSLTELANWVAGAPTPMPTNYNPISRYGLNPYDPRRDPRESSDGRAALFPGGSSSGIGTAANFWAANVGTETSGSILTPSNATMLVGIKPTVGRISRYGVIPITADQDTPGPMAKSVADAAILLGVLEGKSADPNDAATNRCPRPPNNDYTRFLKRGGLKGARIGIPRASFYDGLAGARAQAMDDAIDILKQQGAVIVDPADIPSVIDRDPQQNIDLWGICSGAGNAKGNDGNCSVVLKYGMKRDFNRWLSTLEPAARVKTLTELRQWNLKHERGGAIKYGQSNLDISDEMDLEADRTRYEADRARDIALAGTHGIDEVMKGQHLDALLFPGAGGAALAARPGYPTIIVPFAMVPNAGLFPDGFDPKPSPFGVSFTGMACSEPRLIELGYSFEQATKRRVPPPLP; encoded by the coding sequence ATGAAACGATTCTTAACCTTTGTCCTTCTCCTCTCGCTTTCCGCTCTTGCGGCGCGGGCACAGAAGCGATCGTTCAGCGTCATCGAAGCCACCATTCCGGATATGCAGCGCGCAATGAAGGAGAAACGCGTGACGTCGCGCGAGATTGTGCAGCAGTATCTCGCGCGCATCGCGGCGTACGACGATAAACTGCGCGCCACGATCACTGTAAACCCCAATGCATTAAAGGAAGCCGAGGAGCTCGACCGTGAGAGGGCGCGCGGCAGACTGCGCGGGCCGCTGCATGGAATCCCGATCGCATTGAAGGACATCATTCAAACCACAAACATGCCGACGACGGGCGGCGCGCTGGCCTTCGACGGATTTACGCCGCCGTATGAAGCGACACTGACAAAACATCTGCGGGATGCCGGCGCGATCATCATCGCGAAAACCAGCCTGACGGAACTGGCAAACTGGGTGGCGGGCGCGCCGACGCCGATGCCCACGAACTACAATCCGATCTCCCGCTACGGCCTGAACCCTTATGATCCGCGACGCGATCCACGCGAAAGCAGCGACGGCCGGGCGGCGCTGTTTCCGGGCGGCTCGAGTTCCGGAATCGGGACGGCGGCAAACTTCTGGGCGGCGAATGTCGGCACTGAAACGTCCGGTTCGATCCTGACTCCCTCCAATGCGACGATGCTCGTTGGAATCAAACCAACTGTCGGCCGCATCAGCCGTTACGGCGTGATTCCGATCACTGCGGATCAGGACACACCGGGTCCGATGGCAAAGAGTGTCGCCGACGCCGCCATTCTTCTCGGCGTCCTCGAAGGAAAGTCGGCGGATCCCAACGATGCCGCGACCAACCGCTGCCCTCGCCCGCCGAACAACGACTACACGCGCTTCCTCAAACGCGGCGGATTGAAAGGCGCCCGAATCGGCATCCCGCGCGCCTCGTTCTACGATGGGCTTGCCGGAGCCCGCGCCCAGGCGATGGACGATGCGATCGACATCCTCAAACAGCAGGGCGCCGTCATCGTCGATCCGGCGGATATACCGAGCGTGATCGATCGCGACCCGCAACAGAACATCGATCTCTGGGGTATCTGTTCAGGAGCCGGCAATGCCAAAGGCAACGATGGGAATTGTTCCGTCGTCCTGAAATACGGGATGAAGCGGGATTTCAATCGCTGGCTCTCCACCCTTGAACCGGCCGCGCGCGTGAAGACATTAACGGAACTGCGCCAGTGGAATCTGAAGCACGAGCGGGGTGGCGCCATAAAATACGGCCAGTCCAATCTGGATATTTCGGATGAAATGGACCTCGAGGCGGACCGGACGCGGTACGAAGCCGACCGTGCCAGGGATATCGCGCTTGCCGGAACTCACGGCATCGATGAAGTCATGAAAGGACAACACCTCGATGCGCTTCTGTTTCCCGGCGCCGGCGGAGCCGCGCTCGCGGCGAGACCCGGTTATCCGACAATCATCGTGCCCTTCGCAATGGTTCCCAATGCCGGATTATTTCCTGACGGCTTCGATCCGAAGCCGTCCCCGTTCGGTGTCAGCTTCACCGGAATGGCCTGCAGCGAGCCCCGCTTGATCGAGCTGGGATATTCCTTCGAACAGGCGACGAAACGCCGTGTTCCGCCGCCCCTTCCGTAA
- a CDS encoding type II toxin-antitoxin system VapC family toxin codes for MNIYLDSSIILRVLLDQPRQFSQWGEWEKAYSSELLGVECRRVIDRLRLEGALDDEALAQTVEEFVKIEKTITRVRVTKSVIMAAARSMPTVVKTLDAFHLVSAMAIRDRRASDLCFATHDSQQATAARALGFSCLES; via the coding sequence ATGAATATCTATCTGGATTCGAGCATCATTTTGCGCGTTTTGCTGGATCAGCCGCGACAGTTCTCGCAATGGGGCGAGTGGGAAAAAGCGTATTCCAGCGAACTGCTCGGCGTCGAATGCCGCAGAGTGATCGATCGGCTTCGCCTGGAAGGCGCGCTCGATGACGAGGCGCTGGCTCAAACCGTCGAGGAATTCGTGAAGATCGAGAAAACAATCACACGTGTGCGTGTGACGAAATCCGTCATCATGGCTGCGGCCAGGAGCATGCCGACTGTCGTCAAGACGCTGGATGCTTTCCATCTTGTCAGCGCGATGGCCATTCGGGATCGCCGCGCATCCGATCTTTGCTTCGCGACGCACGACAGCCAGCAGGCGACTGCCGCCCGCGCCCTCGGCTTTTCATGTCTCGAATCGTAA
- a CDS encoding PQQ-binding-like beta-propeller repeat protein, which produces MTRRLRLSGTLAALWIAFATYALTAYSQRGPAPVAPGQQAAPPAGQGRGQRGQRGQGTPGTESGWSAFQTRCAICHLNPTVDLATPAAEIREMTPERIYESLMTGSMKDQSQGLSDVQKRRIAEFLSGRPLGSSKAGSARDMPNKCANNPAMTDPAAGAGWNGWGNDNSNTRFQSGGAARLTASDVPRLKLKWAFGFPTGETSNTQPTIAAGRVFAGSDNGFIYSLDAATGCVYWSFEGGSIVRGSLTVAPVGGQGNARYAVFFGDAHANIFAVNAQDGRMLWKTKVDSHVVARITAGLRVYNGKVFVPVSSSEEFSSGTPDYPCCTSRGSLVALDANTGKISWKTWVVPGDVKPVKIQSNGVVLYAPGGGGVWNSPTIDPVRNAAYIGTGDATTGPAPKTTDGVMAMDINTGKVLWAYQADQNDVFMGGCNGPVHSEACPSPMGPDLDIGNSPILKTLPDGKRALFVGTKQGHIIALDPDNNGALLYRVLASTGQPVVERGGTGGNIVWGGAADDQNLYYGAGGGGLVAFRFATGQKLWAFKPPANGGALGAAPTAIPGVVFEGSSNGHLYAVSAADGTQIWEFNTAQELGTVNQVPAHGGAISVSGPVISGGMLFVSSGYAITSGASGGNLLLAFSVE; this is translated from the coding sequence ATGACACGAAGACTGCGCCTTTCAGGAACTCTTGCTGCTTTATGGATTGCGTTCGCGACCTATGCGCTGACTGCTTATTCGCAGCGGGGTCCAGCGCCGGTTGCGCCCGGCCAGCAGGCGGCGCCGCCCGCTGGGCAAGGCCGCGGGCAGCGTGGACAGCGAGGCCAGGGAACGCCGGGAACGGAAAGCGGCTGGTCTGCATTTCAAACGCGATGCGCAATCTGCCATCTCAATCCCACCGTGGACCTGGCTACCCCGGCTGCGGAGATCCGTGAAATGACTCCGGAGCGGATCTACGAATCGCTCATGACGGGCTCGATGAAGGATCAGTCGCAGGGACTCTCGGATGTTCAAAAGCGCCGAATCGCGGAGTTCCTCTCGGGCAGGCCGCTGGGCAGTTCAAAAGCCGGCAGTGCCAGAGACATGCCGAACAAGTGCGCCAACAATCCTGCGATGACGGATCCGGCGGCGGGCGCGGGATGGAACGGCTGGGGCAACGACAACAGCAATACCCGTTTTCAAAGCGGCGGAGCCGCGCGCCTGACGGCCTCCGATGTACCGCGGTTGAAATTGAAATGGGCGTTCGGCTTCCCTACCGGCGAAACCTCGAACACGCAGCCGACAATCGCCGCCGGACGTGTCTTTGCAGGAAGCGATAACGGTTTCATTTATTCACTGGATGCGGCGACCGGATGCGTCTACTGGTCGTTCGAGGGTGGATCCATTGTTCGCGGCTCGCTCACCGTCGCGCCGGTCGGCGGGCAGGGCAATGCGCGCTACGCAGTTTTCTTCGGCGACGCCCACGCCAACATCTTCGCCGTGAATGCCCAGGATGGAAGAATGCTGTGGAAAACCAAGGTGGATTCGCACGTCGTCGCGCGAATCACAGCAGGCTTGCGGGTATACAACGGCAAGGTATTTGTGCCGGTCTCTTCCTCCGAAGAGTTCAGCAGCGGTACTCCGGACTACCCGTGCTGCACATCTCGAGGAAGCCTGGTTGCTCTCGATGCGAATACCGGCAAGATCTCCTGGAAGACATGGGTTGTTCCCGGCGACGTCAAGCCCGTCAAGATCCAGTCCAACGGCGTTGTCCTTTATGCGCCCGGCGGCGGCGGCGTGTGGAACTCTCCGACGATCGATCCGGTTCGCAATGCCGCGTACATCGGCACCGGTGATGCGACAACAGGTCCAGCACCCAAGACTACCGATGGCGTGATGGCGATGGACATCAATACCGGCAAGGTCCTGTGGGCCTATCAGGCAGACCAGAACGATGTCTTCATGGGAGGATGCAACGGGCCGGTGCACAGCGAGGCTTGTCCGAGTCCGATGGGGCCGGATCTGGATATCGGCAACTCACCGATTTTGAAAACGCTGCCGGACGGAAAGCGCGCCTTGTTCGTCGGAACCAAGCAAGGGCACATCATCGCGCTCGACCCGGACAATAACGGGGCTCTGCTCTATCGCGTTCTCGCATCGACGGGACAACCTGTGGTCGAAAGGGGAGGCACGGGCGGCAACATCGTCTGGGGCGGCGCTGCCGACGATCAGAACCTGTATTACGGTGCAGGCGGAGGCGGGCTTGTCGCGTTCCGTTTCGCGACAGGACAGAAGCTGTGGGCATTCAAGCCTCCGGCCAACGGCGGCGCGCTCGGCGCCGCACCGACCGCCATTCCGGGAGTCGTCTTTGAAGGATCGTCCAACGGCCATCTCTATGCAGTCTCTGCGGCAGACGGAACGCAGATCTGGGAGTTCAACACGGCTCAGGAACTCGGCACCGTGAACCAGGTGCCGGCCCACGGCGGCGCGATCTCGGTGTCGGGTCCTGTCATTTCGGGAGGGATGCTGTTCGTGAGTTCGGGCTACGCCATCACGAGCGGCGCGTCGGGTGGAAATCTGCTGCTGGCGTTTTCGGTAGAGTAG
- a CDS encoding ferredoxin, producing the protein MERLEELADQLRINKIRRHIFLCADQTKPACCAKEDGLDSWNYLKKRLEELGLTRAAENCVYRTKANCLRVCQQGPIAVVYPEGIWYHSCTPEVLERIIQEHLVGGRPVQEYMFANSDTFASQSSDNKLRITDSH; encoded by the coding sequence GTGGAACGCCTCGAAGAACTGGCCGATCAGTTGCGGATCAACAAGATCCGCCGCCACATCTTCTTATGTGCGGATCAGACGAAGCCCGCCTGCTGCGCCAAAGAAGACGGGTTGGATTCGTGGAACTACCTGAAGAAACGTTTGGAAGAACTCGGGCTGACCCGGGCGGCGGAAAATTGTGTCTATCGCACCAAAGCCAATTGCCTGAGGGTTTGCCAGCAGGGCCCGATCGCGGTGGTATATCCCGAGGGGATCTGGTACCACTCCTGCACACCGGAGGTGCTGGAGCGGATCATTCAGGAGCACCTCGTCGGGGGGCGGCCGGTGCAGGAATACATGTTTGCAAATAGTGACACATTTGCTTCCCAGTCCTCTGATAACAAACTTCGAATAACCGATTCCCATTAA